The DNA region GAACTAAAAGTTCCCACGTCAGCAATTGGGACCCACCACGTTTTGTCCGTTAAATGTTCTTACAAAGACCCATCAACTCAAGAGCTCATCAATTGCAAAGAACAAGCTCTATTGGTCCCACGTCCACATGCCGTTAGATCATCAACACCTAATATCCAACGGCTTAGAGATCTCTTCATTTCGACTCGAGCCGTGGCTGAGTCTCGGCGAATGATTGAGCGAAATGACTTAACCGGCGCCCACCACATGTTGTCTTCCGCTCGAGCTTTGTTGGTTCAGTCGAATTCTAGCTCGGCTGGTGAATTCGTTCATGGCTTGGAAACCGAGCTGTCCGAGCTGCATCACAAAAGGCAAACTCAAGCTCAAACTCAATCTCAGCAGCCGCATCGGCGTAGAATAAACGTACAACAAAGAGAGGACGATAAAGCCGAGCCGCTTACACCTACATCAGCTTGGAGAGCCGCTGAAAGGCTAGCTAAAGTGGCTATCATGAGAAAATCGTTGAATAGAGTCAGTGATTTACACGGCTTCGAAGATGCAAGATTTTAGTTtaggttttccttttttttcttttttttggtaaatcctttttttgtttttttgttattATAGAGATAGGTTAAAATATAGGGGCCTATCTATccattatgaagaaaaaaataaaagtaaaaaaacgACAAAGGGTACCCGACGGCTCGGCGCTTTCTGCAGAGGAACACAACAGATAGTGAAAGGGGCAAAGTGGGTACCCCACAGTTGGGTGATTGATTGATTAAGGCAGTGGGTATTAGAGGAGCTATGTCCTATAtgtttttgtcttttatttaTCTCCCAAAAAATTTTATAATCTTTTCTTTTAACTTCTTCTTATGTAGAGATTTTAATGATGTTTAAATGGAGATGAACAGAATAATCTTTCTTCAATTTGTGTCAGTGATTGTCTCTCTaatctttttgttttgttcccTTAAAGTTTATAGGTTTTGGAAATTCAAGGAATAGCCATTGCACAATAATGGGCTATGTATTGTTTATTGCTACTGTGCCTAAATAACTGGAAAAACCTAATtagaggatttaatttgctaACTGATGTGGCTGCATAATTTTTTAGCTGACGCGATGAAAGGATTTTTCTCGCTTTTGGTCTTGCATCAAACAAAATAGCTGCTGATGGATTAGTCAAGAATAGGGACTGGAAAGGTGGGTGTTATATTCAATTCATTTAATTTCTCTTTAATACTATATGGTAAATATGATAAATGCAAAACAACTGTTCTTGTACTTTAGTTTTTGATGAAGGACAATATGTATTGATTGAAGTACGCAGCAATGCATGGAGCCTGGTTGCTCATCACATAACTCCACAGAATACCCAAATCACAACGATTCTTTATTGATCTTGGCGTCACATCTGCTGAATCATTGCACTAAACTCCAGGACTAATTTAATGGGCAAATAAATACAATTTCCCTCTTGGTGAATAATACCAAGTGCAATTATTCTTTTTCAAGCCATAAAAATTTTATatctaaaaaataatttgatgtttaacttctcattttatcttTGGTTAGATATTTCCGTAGCCACGCAAATGTTATAATATGGGTTGAATCATAACTCTTTATAATTATGACATgcttaaaattataaatttcaaatgtcttcatatttttttttagaatttttagTCTGAGTCAAATTATATCACCAATAAAGGAAGTGAGGGAGTACTATAATTTAGCAACTTGTATAAAGGGGATTCACTAGCCCATTGCCGAACTTATTGGTCAAAATATGTGAGAAGTGGAACGAGACAAAGGAATTCTACACTGCTGCCAAATATGAAAACACAGGACATGATGTACATCCCTATTTTAGAGTCATCATCAAATATCAATTggtagaaaaaaattgaaagataatgACCCAACAAAGAGGAGGATTATTAAAATATCCGCTCTCTAATCCCAATAGCAAAAGGCAAAACTGGGGAGGCTTAATCACATGCTTAGAGTCGTGGACCACACATAATCATCAAATCCACTTAGTTTCCAGATAAATCGTCTGTTCTTGAAAATCCCAAGAAATTAGCAAGAAAAAGTGATCTATTTATGCACTTTAATGAAATTCCACGTTAGCGTGACTTTAGCTATACGTTTGTGAAAACTAAGGAAAAAAGATAGAGAGCTTTTTTGCAAATGAAAGTATGCATGAAAGGAAGAGATGAGAAAAAGGTTTAAGAAGAACGTAAATAATTACATTAATAAAGTAGGAAAAGAGACTAAAAGCTTATTACTGTAGTacttcttttacttttttggtGCTCTTCCCCTGAAATTGCGTACCTTTGTTAGAGCTTTTTGAGAAGTAAGTACTATAATATCAAAAGGGGTTATAGGAGTTGGTACATTTTATCTGCTCCCTTTTAGGCAAATTCTTACCAATCCAAACCAAACAATTCCATTGGAATCGAAAAGACACCaacttttacttctttatatgtcattataaaatatgataaagTAGCCAATGGGAAAGGTTATACCTAAAACAAATACTTATACCTAAAACAAATACTATATGGTTCGTTGATGCTGTACTTTATGTCTTCATACTCATATCATGTTCTCTATTTGTGGGGCTGTCACATTTTTTTAACCAATTTAACACTGTATCCTTCACCAGATCTCTAAGATCTGGAATCCAAAGAGACGTGTCCCAATAAATAGAGAACACTTAATATGAGCAAGTGAATGGAAATATAAATGGGCGGACAAACGACATTAAAAAAGTTGCACTTCAAGTAATGATGAATCAATTTCTTCATGTTCTAGAGAATAAGTTCGATGATAGATCTAGGCAACAAATATCTGAGATTAACTTACTCTTTAAAATTttctccctccgtctcaaataaatatttgtcGCATTTTTCATTTACACGCTCTTTAAGAAAGCATTTATAAGGTAgcattttaactattttatcctcTAAACATATTTCATGTAATTTCTCCTCAATAAATATATACTCCATCAATGGTGAGAACCTCTTAAATGTTGCTACTTaatacaagggtaaaatagtaaaaagTTACTTGATTTTGTCTTTGATTAAATAAAGCGACATATTTTGatacaaatatttttagtaagaataacaaatattttgagactgAGGGAGTACAATTTATGACGATGAGTCCTGCTATTTATAGATAGCTAGTTGACACCATTAAAGAGACGTGTCCCAATAAACAGATATTTCATTACTCATATGAGGGGAATTTATACCTGAAAGGGAAATTTATTCCTGAAATATCATGTCTTCGCAAGTGTTCGATTATTTTGAAGAATCGTCTCCTCAGAAAAGACAAGAGGAGGATGGGTTATTAGACAATTGTCTCTTACTAACCTAGAAATAGAGATCATCACGGAAATATTCCAATTTAAAACCTCATTGAAAAGTCATGTGCTTAGATGGAAAGTTTATCCAGAAAAATCATTACCTTCCTAAGAACAATTATCCATGATATCGTATCTTGAGAAAGACAGCCGAAAGACATAGGATAAACTGACCAAGGTTGTTTTGGTTATTCAAACCAAAAACATATCAGTGAGGAGAAACCAAATGGTGTTATAACCACAAGTTGTCCAAACACCCATTCTGACTGCTCAATCCAGTCAACTGAGTCAAGCGATCAACAGCTTGCCTTGTTAAAAAATATTTCGACCAATATCACAGGCATTCCTTCAAGTCCATATCACATTTGGTTTACTCCACCATGTAAACTAGCATATAACAACAGACTAAGCGCTGAAGTGGAAAAAGAACGCATTGCGCCAGAAAATATatcacaaagaaaaagaaaaggggaagggggtggggtttttgggggggggggggtgcggtTAAAGAAACAGAATTCATCTCATCCAGTATATCAATCAATCTCGGATTAGTTACTACTTACCTTATTTCCTCCTCAACCCTTCTTGACCAAGGTAGGTATATGAACTGAAAGACTCAAGGCCAACATCTGATTGTACGagcattttaaattatttgcaTGAAATGGTAAAGAATTCCTATTTACATCCAATTTACCATAGTACATAGACAAGAACAGCTTTAAGCACAATTAACACTATGGTCAGAGGTACCATCAACCATGTAATGAAAGAACGTGAATTGAGTTCACAGAGCATAGAGATAAAGAGGGGTAGCGAGAAGATTTTAATACAAACGCTGAGATGATCAATTCATACTAGAAGAACAATTGTCTACACTGACCGACCTCAACCTCCGTGGGGCAGTAAGGACACTTGAAAGGCCGTGTGCTGTTATTCTTTGACAGTTTTGTAATAGATTGCTTGCATAGCACATGCCCACAAGACATCAGCATAGGCGGATTCTCCTCAGTTGCCTGATCCCGACTCACTGGACAGACAAAGATAGAGTGGAATTGAAATTCTCGGTCCAAGTCCACAGGCACAGGTAATTGTTTCATGGATTGCCATTCCTGTTTTTTCCCAGTCATCACATTCATCAGCTTCAGAAGGGTTGGCAACCCCTGGACACCAGCCGCAATGGTCACGCTCAATGGACTCTCATAGGATTGACCCATGAGATTGCAGAACTGCCGAGCAAGCTCTTCAGCCAATTTATCCCAGTGGAAAGGTGATAGTAGATCCGAGTAAGGTGAGGAATCCAGCTTTCCAGCCCACAATATAGAGGCCATGAGCCTCTGGATCTCTGTCAAATATTTGGTGGCAAAAGGAGGGAAGTAAGTTCTAGCATAATTTAAAGCTCCATCTCTACCCCTTTTCTGCAGAATTTCCACAAACTGCTGCTTATGTAACTTCATTTCAATATCAGATCCACTCAGCTTAAGTTTCTCACTATTGGTGGTGGCCCAACTCAGAGCAGGCTCCAGGTTCCTAGACTTCATGGCTTCAAGTATTTGATACATTTGCAGAAAAGGAGATTTTTGGCCTGCAGCTTCAGGTTCTCTGGCCTCATTTATGAAACAATCACCAAGATCAAAGTGGCCTTCCCGGTAGAAATGGCTGGCAATTATCTGGTTAACGGTATGGATATCAGAACCAACATTCCTGTAAGCCTTTGATATATCAGGATTGAGAGACTTTTCAAGGAGCTTCGGGTACTTGCTTAGTGCAACATTTAGTTCTCTTTGTGTTCCTTCCAACTGACTGAGTGGAGCAACTTCCTTCAACTTGGCTTTTAGTTCACTAAGAATCGCTTTGTGCTCACTCAAAGATGCAGTATCACTTGTTGATTGCATTCTCAACAGTGCCTGTTCTATTTCTTGACCGATCTGCTCTATCACTTCTTGAGATTTTGATGATGCAACCTTTTGCTTCTTTGTGACACGATCAAAGGCATCTTTAATGGTACTCAGCTCCATTTTCTAATTTCTCGAATTCCTGCTAGAACTTTCTCGGTGTAAAATTGACAATCCCCTATATAAAAAGGATACAACGTTATTATGCATGTACACGTCGGCTCAACCAGTAGTagataagaaaagaaattgaagaatcaaTCAGTGCCTCACCACCAGCTTGACTTGTGTGCCTGTGCCtgcaaataaaatatttttactcctaCGAACTACCTAGCTTTAAGCCTTTAATTCATTTTGAAACACAAGATCCTAATAAGCTACAGCAGAAGAAAGTTTAAGATCCTTAAAAAACCTGAAAGGAGAAAGGATCGTTAAAAGTTACTAGTAactaatacaacaacaacatacccggtgtaattccacaagtggggCCTTACCCCGACCTTGGGAGGTAGATTACTAGTAACTAATAAGACGAAAAATTTATATTGCTTCATTTTATACCTTTACCTGCTGCTAGTTTGTCTCGCCAGTAGAGAAAACACACACGTTTTCCCCCTCACATAGTATCTACCTTGCATCAATGCTTTAGaacttcatacccaaatatATCCTTTTCTCCATCCCATCTTAAGTGACATGAATAGACCAAAAGATAAGCGTCTTTGACTAATATATGATGcttaaggaaaaattaacaGAGTTGCTGGAGTTTGAATATGAAGTTGTTTTTAGTAAGGAAAACCACCACATTAAAGTtgtaaaattttgaaatctGAGAAAAAATATGGCGAATGTTAAGAAAATGGTTTTTGAGCCTAAATCAACCacaaaagctagcttatgagaCGAAGATTGCTCAAAATCATATAAGGAGACAACAACGCATTCTCTCAACTAATGTGGGACTCTAACACCCCTTGCAAGCCCATGCTTGGACATCTAGAGCGTGGACGACATAAGGAGACAACAGTGCATTCCAAAGTTAGAATATCACGCGTATGCATCCAGATTCATGCATGTCTAATTAAAGTTAAGATTCCTTAAGATACTCTATATTTACTTATAGAATATTTACTTACCTTATTAGCATATAGATACTAATTCCCTACCATGTTAGAATTAGATtcattagaaaaaaattattatagaaAAATCTTATAGAATATTCAATAAGATTCCTTAAGATACTCTATATTTACTTATAGAATATTTACTTACCTTATTAGCATATAGATACTAATTCCCTACCATGCTGTATGTAGTCCAAGACTCCTATACAAGTGGAACCTCTTGTACATAGTTATTTAATCATATGGTATCAGAACCTCCACAATCTTGGTAAAGACTCAGATAGCTTATGTTGCCGATGGGCGGTGTTGGCTAACATGTGACACCCGCCTTTTGATGTTGCTGCCATTCCTGTCTCCAGCAATCAATGTCACTCCTCTCGGAACGATCATTCAGGCATCACTCATATACAACAACCATTCATGCATCGCTCCTTTCTGGCAACTGTTTCGGCACCAATACTCTCTGGGATCTTTCAAACTGTTTCGGCACCAATACTCTCTGGGATCTTTCAAACACCATTCATCTTTTTGGTACGGTTCTAGTGCCAATCTCTCCCTAGCGACTGGTTTGCGACTTCGTATGCAACTAGGATAGAGCTTTGACTTGACCACTTTGTACCATGTGTCTTGacttaaataaaatcatttgttTATAACCATAGTGTTCATGCTAGTTTGCgcacacctcgactaattccacgaggtacctgctacctcccaccaaagATAGGTACTAGTAACTCTATTCACCAAGGCTTGGACAGATGGGCAGAAATCAcctactccctctatttcaatttttttgtcttagtttgactcgACATGAAGTTCGAGAAAATAAagaaacttttgaatcttgtagtaTTAACTAAGCTGTGTGTAATGTACCAAAATTccctttgaattttgtggtcttaagTATGTCACGTAGGATGTTGGGTATAAAGAGGTtcacttaatatatatagaaagTGACATTCTTCTTGAAACCAACAAAAAGGAcgagtaagacaaacaaattgaaacaaagggagtaatATTCTGAACCTGACACCTCATGGTTCTTAACcaacttcattgaccactaggccacatcTTGGGAACCTGACCTAAATATAATCACAACAACTAAACAATGGCAACCCGGGATAACTGCAAGGAAGGTGCTTGACATATCACTCCTCTATGTGAATCATAAGGGAGACAAGGACTAAGAGCATGTTCCGAGTGAACTTTGC from Lycium ferocissimum isolate CSIRO_LF1 chromosome 2, AGI_CSIRO_Lferr_CH_V1, whole genome shotgun sequence includes:
- the LOC132046730 gene encoding protein RMD5 homolog — protein: MELSTIKDAFDRVTKKQKVASSKSQEVIEQIGQEIEQALLRMQSTSDTASLSEHKAILSELKAKLKEVAPLSQLEGTQRELNVALSKYPKLLEKSLNPDISKAYRNVGSDIHTVNQIIASHFYREGHFDLGDCFINEAREPEAAGQKSPFLQMYQILEAMKSRNLEPALSWATTNSEKLKLSGSDIEMKLHKQQFVEILQKRGRDGALNYARTYFPPFATKYLTEIQRLMASILWAGKLDSSPYSDLLSPFHWDKLAEELARQFCNLMGQSYESPLSVTIAAGVQGLPTLLKLMNVMTGKKQEWQSMKQLPVPVDLDREFQFHSIFVCPVSRDQATEENPPMLMSCGHVLCKQSITKLSKNNSTRPFKCPYCPTEVEVGQCRQLFF